The proteins below come from a single Pseudomonadota bacterium genomic window:
- a CDS encoding restriction endonuclease subunit S, which produces MGDALKTVGSFVPFTYGKSLPEGLRNPYGRVPVYGSNGVVGYHDTSLTDGPTIVVGRKGTVGAVHFSPVPCWPIDTTFYVTDKDPALLRFKYYILKSLGLEYMNEDSAVPGLNREAAHARKIRVPDISEQRTIANILGTLDDKIELNRRMNETLEAMAQALFKSWFIDFLPVREKQCARTQTGDPGLPKEISLPAPPSKASRQAGDLFPDSFENSELGEIPIEWSIRKLGDIGKIQPGYAFKSQDFVNEGIKVIKIKNIQNSVVDIFEGDYVSENIFKKIDIKFNLSSGEVLMAMTGAELGKVGMIPKINYKMLLNQRVGKVVSNNTFFCYLLLKQDYIQSYMKGISSASSAQGNISNADIEDIEIVLPDKRVINMFTEITFPFYRQMFYNLGENIKLSHIIDLLLPKLISGGICVRNIIERKLNN; this is translated from the coding sequence CCTGAGGGATTGCGCAATCCATACGGGCGTGTTCCTGTTTACGGATCAAATGGTGTTGTTGGATACCACGACACTTCGCTTACAGATGGACCCACGATAGTCGTGGGAAGAAAAGGAACTGTCGGAGCAGTGCACTTCAGCCCGGTCCCATGCTGGCCAATAGACACAACGTTTTATGTAACAGACAAGGATCCGGCTTTACTACGTTTTAAGTATTATATACTTAAGTCTCTTGGCCTCGAATATATGAACGAAGACAGTGCAGTACCCGGTTTAAACCGTGAAGCTGCTCATGCAAGAAAAATTAGGGTTCCAGACATCTCCGAGCAACGAACCATTGCCAATATCCTCGGAACGCTGGATGACAAGATTGAACTGAACCGGCGGATGAATGAAACGCTGGAGGCTATGGCACAGGCGTTGTTCAAGAGCTGGTTCATTGACTTCCTGCCTGTGCGTGAGAAGCAATGCGCACGCACGCAGACAGGTGACCCCGGCCTCCCCAAAGAAATCTCCCTGCCTGCGCCGCCAAGCAAAGCGTCGCGGCAGGCAGGCGACCTATTCCCCGATTCCTTTGAAAATTCGGAGTTGGGGGAGATACCAATAGAGTGGAGTATTAGAAAGTTAGGGGATATAGGAAAGATTCAACCCGGCTACGCTTTTAAAAGTCAGGATTTTGTGAATGAAGGTATTAAGGTAATAAAAATAAAGAATATCCAAAATTCTGTTGTAGATATTTTTGAAGGAGACTATGTAAGCGAAAATATTTTTAAAAAAATTGATATTAAATTCAATTTATCCTCAGGAGAAGTATTGATGGCAATGACTGGTGCAGAGCTAGGGAAGGTTGGGATGATTCCAAAGATAAATTATAAAATGCTATTAAATCAAAGAGTAGGGAAAGTTGTTTCGAATAATACCTTTTTCTGTTACTTATTACTAAAACAAGATTATATCCAGTCTTATATGAAAGGTATTTCATCAGCAAGCAGTGCACAAGGAAACATAAGTAATGCTGATATAGAGGATATAGAGATCGTGCTTCCTGATAAAAGAGTCATCAATATGTTTACAGAAATCACTTTTCCGTTTTATAGACAAATGTTTTATAACTTGGGGGAAAATATTAAACTATCTCATATTATTGACTTACTGCTTCCGAAACTCATCTCTGGGGGAATCTGTGTAAGAAATATTATAGAAAGAAAATTGAACAATTAG